Proteins encoded within one genomic window of [Enterobacter] lignolyticus SCF1:
- a CDS encoding DUF1441 family protein, whose translation MDQEIASLKLNINQLAGITGVHRQTVAARLKNIDPASGSNSKLKLYLVTDILAELMIPSVSVNLEDMSPPDRLAHWKAENEKLKHELDTKQLIPAEDVAREFSLMAKAVVMVLETLPDVLERDCALTPSAVARVQSVIDDLRDQMAEKVRDAEAEEEEPEED comes from the coding sequence ATGGACCAGGAAATTGCCTCTCTCAAACTGAATATCAATCAGCTGGCGGGGATCACGGGCGTGCACCGGCAAACTGTCGCCGCCCGGCTGAAAAACATCGATCCGGCGTCAGGCAGTAACAGCAAGTTAAAGCTCTATCTCGTTACCGACATTCTCGCCGAGCTGATGATCCCCTCGGTTTCAGTGAACCTCGAAGATATGTCGCCACCCGACAGGCTGGCGCACTGGAAAGCTGAGAATGAAAAGTTAAAGCACGAACTGGACACGAAGCAACTCATCCCTGCGGAAGATGTGGCCAGGGAATTCTCACTGATGGCGAAAGCCGTCGTCATGGTACTTGAAACCCTTCCTGATGTACTGGAGCGCGACTGTGCGCTGACGCCTTCTGCGGTTGCCCGTGTTCAGAGCGTTATTGACGATTTGCGTGACCAGATGGCGGAGAAGGTACGGGACGCTGAAGCAGAGGAGGAAGAGCCAGAGGAGGACTGA
- a CDS encoding phage holin family protein → MVVSDPATLANVIICAVIVIVLMFYQRRGARHRPGVSFLAYLTILVYAFVPFRFLFGLYHESHWLVVLGNLFICAAVLWVRGNMARLIDMLRH, encoded by the coding sequence ATGGTAGTAAGTGATCCGGCAACGCTGGCGAACGTCATTATCTGCGCCGTTATCGTAATTGTCCTGATGTTCTACCAGCGCCGCGGCGCCAGGCACCGCCCAGGCGTTTCCTTTCTGGCGTATCTGACCATTCTGGTTTACGCCTTCGTACCTTTCCGCTTCCTGTTTGGCCTGTACCACGAATCGCACTGGCTGGTGGTGCTTGGCAACCTGTTTATATGCGCCGCGGTGCTCTGGGTACGGGGCAACATGGCGCGTCTCATCGATATGCTTCGGCATTAA
- a CDS encoding phage holin family protein — MSDPVTGTGVVLGGGLLGATLYGILTQTDFGVVFGAFAGAVFYVATTANLTRRRLAAYFLTSFIVGVLGAGLLGAKLSTWLGYTDRPLDALGAVLISALIIKVLTFLNSQDLNSLFGMLSRLRGGGSNGSK; from the coding sequence ATGTCCGATCCTGTAACTGGCACTGGCGTCGTGCTGGGTGGCGGCCTGCTGGGCGCAACTCTGTACGGCATCCTGACGCAAACCGATTTCGGTGTGGTCTTTGGCGCGTTCGCCGGGGCTGTGTTCTACGTGGCGACCACGGCGAACCTGACTCGCCGACGGCTGGCAGCTTACTTTCTGACGTCGTTTATTGTCGGTGTGCTGGGGGCTGGCCTGCTGGGCGCGAAGCTCAGCACCTGGCTCGGTTATACCGACAGACCTCTGGATGCACTGGGCGCCGTTCTGATATCAGCGCTGATCATCAAAGTGCTGACGTTTCTGAACAGTCAGGATCTGAACAGCCTGTTCGGTATGCTCTCCCGCCTGCGGGGAGGAGGTTCAAATGGTAGTAAGTGA
- a CDS encoding TIGR02594 family protein — MQQNEPRWLVEGRKYMGQMEIKGPRHNPLILQFWKDIKRGGIKDDETPWCAAYVGAMLERVGIKSTRFESAKSYLNWGVELREPAYGCVVVFSRDGGGHVGFAVGQQQNGDLMVLGGNQSDAINIRAFPRSRVSGYRWPVNELRDSRELPVMTGARSVAES; from the coding sequence ATGCAACAGAACGAACCGCGCTGGCTGGTTGAAGGCCGCAAATATATGGGGCAGATGGAAATCAAAGGTCCGCGCCATAACCCGTTAATTCTCCAGTTCTGGAAAGATATCAAGCGAGGCGGGATTAAAGATGACGAAACGCCTTGGTGTGCCGCCTATGTTGGCGCAATGCTCGAACGTGTCGGTATTAAGTCTACCCGCTTTGAATCGGCAAAATCTTACCTCAACTGGGGCGTCGAACTTCGCGAGCCTGCCTACGGCTGTGTTGTGGTATTCAGTCGCGACGGCGGCGGCCATGTCGGATTTGCTGTTGGACAGCAGCAAAACGGCGACCTGATGGTATTGGGCGGTAATCAGTCCGACGCTATCAACATTCGCGCATTCCCGCGCTCGCGCGTGTCGGGATATCGCTGGCCTGTTAATGAGCTCCGTGATAGCCGGGAACTGCCGGTAATGACCGGGGCGCGCTCGGTGGCCGAGTCATGA